A window of the Vanessa cardui chromosome 12, ilVanCard2.1, whole genome shotgun sequence genome harbors these coding sequences:
- the LOC124533996 gene encoding septin-2 isoform X3 has protein sequence MNERERGERDYIGFATLPEQVHRKSVKRGFDFTLMVVGESGLGKSTLINSLFLGDLYKNRKISDVQDRIEKTTTIEKKTMEIEERGVKLRLTIVDTPGFGDAINCEDSWRVCSAYVDEQFRQYFTDESGLNRRHMQDNRVHCCLYFVPPWAHSLRQVDLEMMRRLHRKVNIVVVIAKADSLTAAEVKRLKTRILNDLEEHQIQVYQFPECDSDEDEEFKQQDRELKAAAPFAVVSSDTVLEVGGKRVRGRQYPWGIVDVENPRHSDFTKLRTMLISTHMQDLKDVTQDVHYENFRAQCISQISQHAMRERGKLKRDSMGNNTDVVFTDTDRLLLQKDEEIRRMQDMLTQMQEKLKASDKKHDSIIDV, from the exons atgaacG AAAGAGAACGTGGGGAGCGTGATTACATAGGTTTTGCGACTCTACCAGAGCAAGTACATCGCAAATCTGTTAAAAGAGGTTTCGACTTTACACTAATGGTTGTCGGAGAATCTGGACTTGGCAAATCAACTTTGATCAATAGTCTTTTTCTTGGAGATCtttacaaaaatagaaaaatatccGATGTTCAAG ATAGGATAGAAAAAACAACGACGATAGAGAAAAAAACAATGGAGATTGAGGAGCGTGGAGTCAAGCTTCGGTTAACGATAGTGGATACGCCTGGTTTTGGAGATGCCATCAATTGCGAAGACTCGTGGCGGGTGTGTTCTGCTTACGTCGATGAACAGTTTCGACAGTATTTCACTGACGAAAGTGGACTCAACAGACGACACATGCAGGATAATCGAGTACATTGTTGCCTTTACTTTGTGCCGCCATGGGCTCACAG tttacgtCAAGTAGATCTGGAGATGATGAGACGGTTACATCGTAAAGTTAATATCGTAGTAGTGATTGCAAAAGCCGATTCCCTCACTGCCGCGGAGGTGAAGCGACTGAAGACGCGTATACTTAACGATCTAGAAGAACATCAGATTCAG GTATATCAATTCCCAGAATGCGATAGCGATGAGGACGAAGAGTTCAAACAACAAGATCGTGAACTCAAAGCTGCGGCGCCATTCGCCGTGGTGTCGTCCGACACCGTGCTGGAGGTCGGCGGGAAGCGCGTGCGCGGCAGACAGTACCCATGGGGCATTGTCGACG TGGAAAACCCCCGGCACTCTGATTTCACGAAACTGCGGACAATGCTGATATCGACGCATATGCAAGATTTAAAAGACGTTACCCAAGACGTCCATTACGAAAACTTCCGCGCCCAATGTATTTCACAGATATCACAACATGCAATGAGAGAAAGAGG AAAGCTGAAGAGAGATTCGATGGGCAATAACACCGACGTTGTATTTACGGACACCGACCGCTTACTTCTACAAAAAGATGAAGAG ATACGACGTATGCAGGACATGTTAACTCAAATGCAAGAAAAACTCAAAGCTTCCGATAAAAAACATGACAGTATTATTGATGTATAG
- the LOC124533996 gene encoding septin-2 isoform X2: MEKSDSYAILDINICDKDSPEADNNQNKKKTSLTTVIKLQRERGERDYIGFATLPEQVHRKSVKRGFDFTLMVVGESGLGKSTLINSLFLGDLYKNRKISDVQDRIEKTTTIEKKTMEIEERGVKLRLTIVDTPGFGDAINCEDSWRVCSAYVDEQFRQYFTDESGLNRRHMQDNRVHCCLYFVPPWAHSLRQVDLEMMRRLHRKVNIVVVIAKADSLTAAEVKRLKTRILNDLEEHQIQVYQFPECDSDEDEEFKQQDRELKAAAPFAVVSSDTVLEVGGKRVRGRQYPWGIVDVENPRHSDFTKLRTMLISTHMQDLKDVTQDVHYENFRAQCISQISQHAMRERGKLKRDSMGNNTDVVFTDTDRLLLQKDEEDYLGPHTTYAGHVNSNARKTQSFR, encoded by the exons ATGGAGAAGAGCGATTCATATGCCAtcttagatataaatatttgtgataagGATTCACCTGAGGcagataataatcaaaataaaaagaagacATCTCTCACAACTGTAATAAAACTCC AAAGAGAACGTGGGGAGCGTGATTACATAGGTTTTGCGACTCTACCAGAGCAAGTACATCGCAAATCTGTTAAAAGAGGTTTCGACTTTACACTAATGGTTGTCGGAGAATCTGGACTTGGCAAATCAACTTTGATCAATAGTCTTTTTCTTGGAGATCtttacaaaaatagaaaaatatccGATGTTCAAG ATAGGATAGAAAAAACAACGACGATAGAGAAAAAAACAATGGAGATTGAGGAGCGTGGAGTCAAGCTTCGGTTAACGATAGTGGATACGCCTGGTTTTGGAGATGCCATCAATTGCGAAGACTCGTGGCGGGTGTGTTCTGCTTACGTCGATGAACAGTTTCGACAGTATTTCACTGACGAAAGTGGACTCAACAGACGACACATGCAGGATAATCGAGTACATTGTTGCCTTTACTTTGTGCCGCCATGGGCTCACAG tttacgtCAAGTAGATCTGGAGATGATGAGACGGTTACATCGTAAAGTTAATATCGTAGTAGTGATTGCAAAAGCCGATTCCCTCACTGCCGCGGAGGTGAAGCGACTGAAGACGCGTATACTTAACGATCTAGAAGAACATCAGATTCAG GTATATCAATTCCCAGAATGCGATAGCGATGAGGACGAAGAGTTCAAACAACAAGATCGTGAACTCAAAGCTGCGGCGCCATTCGCCGTGGTGTCGTCCGACACCGTGCTGGAGGTCGGCGGGAAGCGCGTGCGCGGCAGACAGTACCCATGGGGCATTGTCGACG TGGAAAACCCCCGGCACTCTGATTTCACGAAACTGCGGACAATGCTGATATCGACGCATATGCAAGATTTAAAAGACGTTACCCAAGACGTCCATTACGAAAACTTCCGCGCCCAATGTATTTCACAGATATCACAACATGCAATGAGAGAAAGAGG AAAGCTGAAGAGAGATTCGATGGGCAATAACACCGACGTTGTATTTACGGACACCGACCGCTTACTTCTACAAAAAGATGAAGAG GACTACCTTGGACCTC ATACGACGTATGCAGGACATGTTAACTCAAATGCAAGAAAAACTCAAAGCTTCCGATAA
- the LOC124533996 gene encoding septin-2 isoform X1, with translation MEKSDSYAILDINICDKDSPEADNNQNKKKTSLTTVIKLQRERGERDYIGFATLPEQVHRKSVKRGFDFTLMVVGESGLGKSTLINSLFLGDLYKNRKISDVQDRIEKTTTIEKKTMEIEERGVKLRLTIVDTPGFGDAINCEDSWRVCSAYVDEQFRQYFTDESGLNRRHMQDNRVHCCLYFVPPWAHSLRQVDLEMMRRLHRKVNIVVVIAKADSLTAAEVKRLKTRILNDLEEHQIQVYQFPECDSDEDEEFKQQDRELKAAAPFAVVSSDTVLEVGGKRVRGRQYPWGIVDVENPRHSDFTKLRTMLISTHMQDLKDVTQDVHYENFRAQCISQISQHAMRERGKLKRDSMGNNTDVVFTDTDRLLLQKDEEIRRMQDMLTQMQEKLKASDKKHDSIIDV, from the exons ATGGAGAAGAGCGATTCATATGCCAtcttagatataaatatttgtgataagGATTCACCTGAGGcagataataatcaaaataaaaagaagacATCTCTCACAACTGTAATAAAACTCC AAAGAGAACGTGGGGAGCGTGATTACATAGGTTTTGCGACTCTACCAGAGCAAGTACATCGCAAATCTGTTAAAAGAGGTTTCGACTTTACACTAATGGTTGTCGGAGAATCTGGACTTGGCAAATCAACTTTGATCAATAGTCTTTTTCTTGGAGATCtttacaaaaatagaaaaatatccGATGTTCAAG ATAGGATAGAAAAAACAACGACGATAGAGAAAAAAACAATGGAGATTGAGGAGCGTGGAGTCAAGCTTCGGTTAACGATAGTGGATACGCCTGGTTTTGGAGATGCCATCAATTGCGAAGACTCGTGGCGGGTGTGTTCTGCTTACGTCGATGAACAGTTTCGACAGTATTTCACTGACGAAAGTGGACTCAACAGACGACACATGCAGGATAATCGAGTACATTGTTGCCTTTACTTTGTGCCGCCATGGGCTCACAG tttacgtCAAGTAGATCTGGAGATGATGAGACGGTTACATCGTAAAGTTAATATCGTAGTAGTGATTGCAAAAGCCGATTCCCTCACTGCCGCGGAGGTGAAGCGACTGAAGACGCGTATACTTAACGATCTAGAAGAACATCAGATTCAG GTATATCAATTCCCAGAATGCGATAGCGATGAGGACGAAGAGTTCAAACAACAAGATCGTGAACTCAAAGCTGCGGCGCCATTCGCCGTGGTGTCGTCCGACACCGTGCTGGAGGTCGGCGGGAAGCGCGTGCGCGGCAGACAGTACCCATGGGGCATTGTCGACG TGGAAAACCCCCGGCACTCTGATTTCACGAAACTGCGGACAATGCTGATATCGACGCATATGCAAGATTTAAAAGACGTTACCCAAGACGTCCATTACGAAAACTTCCGCGCCCAATGTATTTCACAGATATCACAACATGCAATGAGAGAAAGAGG AAAGCTGAAGAGAGATTCGATGGGCAATAACACCGACGTTGTATTTACGGACACCGACCGCTTACTTCTACAAAAAGATGAAGAG ATACGACGTATGCAGGACATGTTAACTCAAATGCAAGAAAAACTCAAAGCTTCCGATAAAAAACATGACAGTATTATTGATGTATAG
- the LOC124533999 gene encoding superoxide dismutase [Cu-Zn], chloroplastic-like, with translation MCGRILFYFVLILTSAVLINGENREAVAHLTSEQVNGSIYFTETDNGLRVHGTITGLSNGQYGFHVHELGDISTCLATGAHFNPYDTDHGGRDHTVRHVGDLGNVQFVGNNAIIDFVDNIITLRGRNSILGRGLVLHEQEDDLGLGDHETSLTTGNAGARIACGVIGIRSPSDWNSGLSVNPSILLLIIGLLFLVFK, from the coding sequence atGTGCGggcgtattttgttttattttgtcttaatATTAACTAGTGCAGTTCTAATCAATGGCGAAAACAGAGAGGCAGTAGCGCATTTGACTTCTGAACAAGTCAATggaagtatttattttacggAGACAGATAATGGACTTCGTGTGCATGGCACAATAACAGGACTGAGTAATGGGCAGTATGGCTTTCACGTACACGAGCTAGGAGACATAAGTACGTGCCTCGCGACGGGCGCGCACTTCAACCCTTACGATACTGACCACGGCGGGCGAGATCACACCGTGCGACACGTTGGCGATCTTGGAAATGTGCAGTTTGTGGGGAATAACGCAATAATCGACTTTGTGGACAATATTATAACCCTTCGAGGTCGAAATAGCATTTTGGGTCGTGGCTTGGTGCTTCACGAACAGGAAGATGATCTGGGTCTCGGTGATCATGAGACGTCCTTAACGACCGGAAACGCTGGTGCAAGAATAGCGTGCGGAGTAATAGGAATCCGATCACCTTCCGATTGGAATTCCGGATTATCTGTTAATCCttctatattattacttattatcgGTTTgttgtttttagtatttaaatga